The window TTCATTAGCATCGCGAACTTGAGTTGCTAATCGTGTCCAACTGTCAACCCATTTTTTTTCGACGGATAATTCCTGCATGATCTGTTGTGCACGCTGATTATCATTCCAGAAATCAGGCGCCGATGACTCATGTTCAAGCCTGGCTATCTTAGTTTGCCGGTTATCGACGTCAAAGATACCTCCGCATCTCATTGACTTTTGATTGTGCGGACTCAAGCAATGATTCTAATTCAGACATCGAAATCATAAAAATTCCTTACGAAAAATTAATGTTTTTTTCAAAAAACCGACGCAAAGTATCAAAAATAAGATGAAAAGTCAAAAAATAAAAAGGCCGGAAGAAATTCTATCCGGCCTTTCTTATGCGATGTCATCGTTTTTAAATATCAAAATAAAGCGCAAATTCATAAGGATGAGGACGCAAACGCAAGGCATTAACTTCTTGTTCAGTTTTGTATTGAATCCATGTTTCAATCACATCTTCTGAAAAAACCTCACCTTTCATAAGAAAGTCATGATCGTTTTCCAGCGCTTTCAATGCTTCATCAAGCGAAGCACACGTAGAAGGTACTTTGGCAAGTTCTTCCGGTTTCAAGTCATAGATATTTTTATCTAAAGGATCGCCGGGATGAATTTTATTAATAACTCCGTCTAGTCCGGCCATCAGCATGGCTGAAAACGCCAGATACGGATTACAAGACGGATCCGGGCAACGGTATTCAATACGTTTAGCTTTCGGGCTTGCCGAATACATCGGTATCCGAACCGCCGCACTGCGATTGCTTTGTGAGTATGCCAAATTCACCGGAGCTTCAAATCCTGGAGTCAAACGTTTGTAAGAGTTGGTCGTTGGATTGGTCAGTGCATTTAGAGCTTTAGTATGTTTGAGAATACCACCTATAAAATATAACGCGGTCTCGCTCAACCCCGCGTATTGATTCCCTGCAAACAGCGGTTGACCAGACTTCCACAAACTCATGTGAACGTGCATCCCGCTGCCATTATCCCCAAACAATGGCTTTGGCATAAACGTCACTGTTTTTCCATGACGGAAAGCAATATTGCGAATAATATATTTGAATAACATCAACTGATCGGCGCATACACGCAATGCATTGAAACGAAAATCGATCTCAGCTTGCCCGCCCGTCGCTACTTCATGATGCTGGCGCTCCACCTGTATGCCACATTCCTGCAATACTATCATCATCTCATTGCGAAGATTCTGGAATCGATCGGTTGGCGGAACTGGGAAATAACCTTCTTTATTTCTAGTCTTGTAGGCCAAATTCGGACTTTCTTCGCGCCCGCGAGTCCAAACACCTTCAACAGAATCCAAAAAATAAAATCCGGAATTTTGAGTTTGATCAAAACGGGCTTCATCAAAAATAAAAAATTCTGCTTCCGGACCAAAATAAGCTGTATCAGCGATACCAGTCGACTTTAAATAGTTCTCAGCGGCCACTGCAATTCCGCGCGGGCAACGGCGGAATCGCTCTTTGGTCAATGGTTCATGGACATCCCCGATCAAACTTAAAGTCGTTGGCGTCATGAACGGATCGATAAAAGCGCTGGTGGCATCAGGAATGATCAACATATCGCTTTCATTGATTGCTTTCCACCCGCGAATACTTGAGCCGTCAAATCCAAGACCGTGTTCAAAAATTTCTTCATTTAATTCCTCCACTGGCACGCTGAAATGCTGCCATATTCCGATGAAATCCATAAACTTGAAATCAATTACGCGAACATTTTTCTGTTTCGCCAGTTCAAACACCTTCTTCACAGCATCACTACTCATTGAATTACTCCTGTTATTTTTGTGTTATAGGATTATTAATTAAAAAGTTACTAATAAAAATAAAATGCCCCTTTCCGTTTTGGAAAGGGGCTAAAATCCCTATAAAGCTTTTTTAGTTAAAAACCGAAGAATCGGTATCGGAAACTTCCTTCGTCGGTGACGAAGGTCAAATGGCTTCATCGCCTGATTCTCCTGTACGAATGCGAATAACGTCTTCAAGATCACTTACAAAAATTTTCCCATCTCCCACTTGGTCTGTTTTAGCAGAATCCAAAATAGTATCTATTACTTGCTCAAGTATGGAATTT of the bacterium genome contains:
- the glnA gene encoding type I glutamate--ammonia ligase; translated protein: MSSDAVKKVFELAKQKNVRVIDFKFMDFIGIWQHFSVPVEELNEEIFEHGLGFDGSSIRGWKAINESDMLIIPDATSAFIDPFMTPTTLSLIGDVHEPLTKERFRRCPRGIAVAAENYLKSTGIADTAYFGPEAEFFIFDEARFDQTQNSGFYFLDSVEGVWTRGREESPNLAYKTRNKEGYFPVPPTDRFQNLRNEMMIVLQECGIQVERQHHEVATGGQAEIDFRFNALRVCADQLMLFKYIIRNIAFRHGKTVTFMPKPLFGDNGSGMHVHMSLWKSGQPLFAGNQYAGLSETALYFIGGILKHTKALNALTNPTTNSYKRLTPGFEAPVNLAYSQSNRSAAVRIPMYSASPKAKRIEYRCPDPSCNPYLAFSAMLMAGLDGVINKIHPGDPLDKNIYDLKPEELAKVPSTCASLDEALKALENDHDFLMKGEVFSEDVIETWIQYKTEQEVNALRLRPHPYEFALYFDI
- a CDS encoding PCRF domain-containing protein → MRCGGIFDVDNRQTKIARLEHESSAPDFWNDNQRAQQIMQELSVEKKWVDSWTRLATQVRDANE